A window from Candidatus Thermoplasmatota archaeon encodes these proteins:
- a CDS encoding S8 family serine peptidase encodes MAPRAPAALLLAAVLLVAGCLGAPAPPDEGSDPPGGSPPPGGPPPSTPGPSQPTRPGPSSPSSPPVDPNEAPLLPPVARAVVAVIDTGVNPYHLEFRSDAPDSRRHPSEYIAGYPADAEALPLTLDGGSYDGALAADAEVWERVERGKLYWIPGTKIVGLISIAPEDDSLSQDDVIPGLDENGHGTMTASRAVGNTVGACPACHLVVIGGIGAASGAWAAAQPWIDVQSNSWVSIGATDSATRAAYAKAAASGQLVFAAAGNGLAGILGGVGEPTWIRTPAGAPGVIAVGGHDNGKLTPWSGSVPHVVADACGSPSAGHRSVDRVANEASGTSGATPFVAGAAARAILEARSILGDPRVAHAGALASGSPTAAGPLGDGQLTVDELVRALFRTADPAPRATPRDGAACDGSIGSHMTLPAGAGLVPSDLVRYYFQGYGAVNDDTIGKLLAVVAGDAKEPERADADAFYALDGFARDL; translated from the coding sequence GTGGCTCCCCGCGCCCCCGCCGCCCTGCTCCTCGCCGCCGTCCTGCTCGTCGCTGGCTGCCTGGGCGCGCCCGCGCCCCCGGACGAGGGGTCGGATCCCCCCGGCGGGTCGCCTCCTCCGGGAGGCCCGCCTCCGTCGACGCCGGGTCCGTCCCAGCCGACGCGCCCCGGCCCGTCGTCGCCCTCCTCGCCGCCCGTGGACCCGAACGAGGCTCCGCTCCTTCCGCCCGTCGCGCGCGCCGTCGTCGCGGTCATCGACACGGGCGTCAATCCCTACCACCTCGAATTCCGATCGGACGCGCCCGACTCCCGCCGGCACCCGAGCGAGTACATCGCGGGCTATCCCGCGGACGCCGAGGCGCTCCCGCTCACGCTCGACGGCGGCTCCTACGACGGCGCGCTCGCGGCCGACGCGGAGGTCTGGGAACGGGTCGAGCGCGGGAAGCTGTACTGGATTCCCGGCACGAAGATCGTCGGACTCATCTCCATCGCGCCCGAAGACGATTCCCTCTCGCAGGACGACGTCATTCCGGGCCTCGACGAGAACGGGCACGGGACCATGACCGCCTCGCGCGCCGTCGGCAACACCGTCGGCGCCTGTCCCGCGTGCCATCTCGTCGTCATCGGCGGCATCGGCGCGGCAAGCGGCGCCTGGGCGGCGGCTCAACCCTGGATCGACGTGCAGTCCAACTCCTGGGTGAGCATCGGCGCCACGGACAGCGCGACGCGCGCGGCCTACGCGAAGGCCGCGGCCTCGGGCCAGCTCGTGTTCGCCGCGGCGGGCAACGGGCTTGCCGGCATCCTCGGCGGCGTCGGCGAGCCGACGTGGATACGCACGCCCGCGGGCGCGCCCGGCGTCATCGCGGTCGGGGGCCACGACAACGGTAAGCTCACACCGTGGAGCGGCTCGGTGCCCCACGTCGTCGCCGACGCGTGCGGCTCGCCGAGCGCGGGCCATCGCAGCGTGGACCGCGTCGCGAACGAGGCGTCGGGCACGAGCGGCGCGACGCCCTTCGTCGCGGGGGCCGCCGCGCGCGCGATCCTCGAGGCGCGGTCCATCCTGGGCGATCCCCGCGTCGCCCATGCGGGCGCGCTCGCCTCCGGCTCGCCCACCGCGGCGGGGCCGCTCGGCGACGGCCAGCTCACGGTCGACGAGCTCGTACGGGCGCTCTTCCGCACGGCCGATCCCGCGCCGCGCGCGACGCCGCGCGACGGCGCGGCCTGCGACGGATCGATCGGCTCGCACATGACCCTCCCCGCGGGCGCCGGACTCGTGCCGAGTGACCTCGTCCGCTACTACTTCCAGGGCTACGGCGCCGTGAACGACGACACGATCGGAAAGCTCCTCGCCGTCGTCGCGGGCGACGCGAAGGAGCCCGAGCGCGCCGACGCGGACGCGTTCTATGCGCTCGATGGTTTCGCGCGCGACCTGTGA
- a CDS encoding OB-fold domain-containing protein, which produces MNGRLLSFTEIAIPPAGFEPDRVVGLVALPDGTRAMALLASGAPEIDAPVAIEEGPDGLLRFHVLGSTPPPQRS; this is translated from the coding sequence GTGAACGGGCGGCTCCTCAGCTTCACGGAGATCGCGATCCCCCCCGCGGGGTTCGAGCCGGATCGCGTCGTCGGCCTCGTGGCGCTCCCGGACGGGACGCGCGCGATGGCGCTACTCGCCTCGGGCGCGCCGGAGATCGACGCGCCCGTGGCGATCGAAGAGGGGCCGGACGGTCTGCTGCGGTTCCACGTCCTCGGTTCAACGCCTCCACCGCAAAGGTCATGA